One Sulfitobacter sp. M39 genomic window, CCGACATGAGCGAAGGCTCGATTTTCGTCGATCACACCACAGTCTCGGCCGCGGTTACGCGCGAACTGCACGCGGCGGCGGATGCGCGCCAGATCAGCTTTGTCGATGCGCCGATTTCTGGCGGGCAGGCGGGGGCGGAGAATGGCCAGCTGTCCATCATGTGCGGTGGCGATTCCGGTGCCTTTGATCGCGCGCTGCCTGTGATGGAGGTTTATGCCAAGATCTGCCGTCGTCTTGGCGACAGTGGTGCTGGCCAAATGACCAAGATGTGCAACCAGATTGCCATTGCTGGTCTGGTGCAGGGCCTGAGCGAGGCGCTGCATTTCGCCCAGAAGGCCGGATTGGACGGGCGCGATGTGGTCGAGGTGATCAGCCAGGGTGCCGCAGGTAGCTGGCAGATGGCCAACCGCTACGAGACGATGCTCGACGATAAATTCGACCACGGTTTTGCCGTGGACTGGATGCGCAAGGATCTGGGGATTTGTCTGGACACCGGCAACGAGATCGAGGCGAGCCTGCCTGTCACGGCGCTGGTCGATCAATTCTATAAGGATGTGCAGAAAATGGGGGGCGGACGTTGGGATACGTCGGCGCTGTTCAAACGTCTGAACGCCTTGGGCTAGGCCAAAAGCTGCCCGATCCGCGATGGTGCGGATCGGGCGTTATGCTTAGGGAATGATGCGCGAATATTTCGTGCCTTCCAGCGTCGCACCGATGCGCAGACCGGCGCGGCCAAAGACGGCGGCCAGCACAGGGGCAAGCACGGTTGTGGTATCCGCTTCGACGCTTTCGCCACGATCCGAGATGACATATTCCAGATCGGCACCCGCAGCCCAACCGGGGGAGCGGCGGAAATCGCTCAGCGCGGCTTCGGTCATGAAGAACAGCACATGCGCATATTGCTGCGCCCCGATCTGCAAGCCGCCCGTCGCCTTGGTGACCGAGTAATAATCCACGGTCACATTATTCACCCGCAGCGCACCACGGCCATAGGCACCGCCAAAGCCAAGTCCGGCCTCGGTCACCAGCGGCATGATCAGCATACCGTTGGATTTTTCAGCCAACTGCCGGGTGTTGGGAAAGCTGCGGTACATCGCATTGAGCGTCGCATCGACGCGGGCGTCGATCATCCCGCTGCCACGGCTGCCGACACCGTTGCCACATGCCGCAACGGCACCCGCGCTTGCAATCGCACCCAAAGCGAAAGCCCGGCGCGAAAAAGTGTTGTTTGTCATAGTCTTCTGCCTGTAATTGCCTGTGCCGGTTCATCCGGTTTCTGCGCGATCTTATGCTCAAAACCCGCGGGTGTCACGAATTTAGGGCTTGAATCGGCGGTGATCTGCCACAAGTGGCGTCTTATTTGCGCATCGAAGCCGCGTTATCCGTTCATCAACCGCGCCACGGCGGGGGCAAAATAGGTCAAGACCCCGTCACAGCCCGCGCGTTTGAACCCCATCAGGCTCTCCATCATCACGCGTTCCTCGTCGATCCAGCCATTCTGGGCGGCGGCTTTCACCATGCTGTATTCACCCGAGACCTGATAGGCAAAGGTCGGCGCTCCAAAGCTGGATTTCACGCGGTGGCAGATATCAAGATATGGCATGCCGGGTTTGACCATGACCATATCGGCCCCTTCGCGCAGATCACGCTCAATCAGGCGGATCGCCTCGTTGCTGTTGGCGTAATCCATTTGATAGGTCTTCTTGTCGCCGGTCAGCGCCCCCGAGGCCCCAACAGCATCGCGGAACGGGCCATAGAAGGCCGAGGCGTATTTCGCCGCGTAGCTCATGATCATCACGTCGGAATGGCTAGCCCCTTCAAGACCTTCGCGGATCGCGGCGATGCGCCCGTCCATCATATCGGACGGCCCGATGATATCCGCGCCTGCGTCGGCCTGCGCCAGTGCCATCTTGACCAGCGCCTCGACCGTGCGGTCGTTAACGATGATCCCGTCTTCGACAAAGCCGTCATGGCCGTTGATATTATAGGTATCCAGCGCGACATCGGTCATGAGGACCATATCGGGCACCGCCTTGCGGATTGCACGAATGGCGCGGTTGGCGTTATTTTCAGGATCCCAGGCGCCGGCGCAATCCTCTGTCCGGTCCTCGATACCGGTGTAGGGGAAGATACACATCGCCCCGATCCCCAGATCAGAAGCCTCGCGCGCGGCATCGACCAGCTTGTCAACGCTGCGCCGATAAACGCCCGGCATCGATGGCACGGGCTCTTCCACGCCCTCACCGCTGCGTACGAACACCGGCCAGATCAAATCCCCCAAAGACAGCGCATTCTCACGCACCAATGCGCGGACGCCCTCGGATTGACGGGTGCGGCGCAGGCGGGTGGAGGGAAAGGGGGCTTGTTGGGGTCTCATGCAAAAATACCTCAGATGCTATCGGGCAAGGCTTGCCACGTATTTTTGCACGGCTCAAGGCTAGGAATTTCGACAACGCGCCGCTATGACAGGCAGACGATTGTAGGGCAGCACGTCTGAACACAATGATTTCACTTCAAAGATGAGCGCACCTTGACCCTCTATCAGACAATTCTCGAAGTCATCGACATGCGGTCTTTTTCCAACCTGTGGTACTGGATTGCGGTCGCTGTGATCTGGTCTTCTGCCAGCCATTGGGTCTTGGGCGTGCCCTTTGATATGGTGCTGCGCGCGCGGCGCAACGGTGAACAGGCGCTGGTAGACCTGGAGGATATGGCGCGCATCAACGTGAACCGTATTCTATATATCACCCAAGTGTCCGGCATCTGGATTTTGGGGTTCACCTGCTTTTTCATGACGATGCTCTTTACGCTGGCGGTTTTCTACCGGTTCGAATTCGCCCAGGCCGTGCTGTTACTGGCCTTTCCGTTGTGTCTGGTAGGGGTGCTGAGCGTGTCGACCGCGCAGCAGATCCGCGAGGATTCCGGCACCGGCGACCGCCTGATCAAACGGCTGAACCGTCACCGTCTTTATACCCAGATCATCGGGATGATTTCGATTTTCATCACATCGATGTGGGGCATGTACCAAAACCTTTATACAGGTCCGTTTGGCGGTTGAAAAAACCGCGATAGGATACAGGTAGCTGCTGATGTCAGAGAAATCCCAAATCACGCTGTCCGGCGTTCCCGAAGGTTTTGACGCACAGGCGGTGCTGAAAGAACTGGGCAAAAGCGGCACACCGGTGTTGCATATTGCCCGCGATGATAAACGTATGGCGGCCATGCAGGCGGCGCTGCGCTTTTTCGCGCCGGATGTGCCTGTGGTCGTCTTCCCCGGATGGGATTGCCTGCCCTATGACCGCGTGTCTCCCAATGCCGATATCTCGGCGCAGCGGATGGCGACGCTGGCGGGACTGGTGCATGGGATGCCAGACCGTTTTATCCTGCTGACCACGCTGAACGCCGCGACCCAGCGGGTGCCTGCACGCGATGTGCTGCGCGACGCGGCGTTCTCGGCCCGTGTGGGCGACCGGATAGACGAGGCAGCCTTGCGCGGGTTCCTTGTCCGCATGGGCTTTGTCCAGAGCCCGACAGTGACCGAGCCGGGCGACTACGCGATCCGCGGCGGCATCATCGACATTTTCCCACCCGGCGATCTTGGCCCTGTGCGGCTGGACCTCTTTGGCGATACGCTTGACGGGGCGCGCCGCTTTGATCCGGTGACGCAGCGCACCACCGAAAAGCTGGAGCTCGTGGAGCTTGCCCCCGTCAGCGAAGTCATCCTAGACGAAAGTGCTATCACCCGTTTCCGCCAGAACTACCGGATCGAATTCGGGGCCGCGGGCACCGATGATCCGCTATACGAAGCGATCAGCGCAGGGCGCAAGCATCAGGGCGCGGAACACTGGATGTCGTTCTTTCACGAGACGCTCGAGACCTTGTTCGACTATGTGCCGCAGGCGACGATCACGCTGGATGACCAACTGACCGCGCAACGTCTGTCGCGGTGGGAGAGTATCGCGGATCAATACGAAACCCGCCGGCTGGCGATGGCGAACCGGTCGAAGATGGACAGCGTCTATAAGCCCGCACCGCCCGAGGGGCTGTACCTGACAGACACCGCATGGGAAACCGCGCTGATCGGTAAACGCGTGATCAACTTCAAGCCACTACCACAGCCGACAGGTCCAGATGTGCTGGATGCGGGTGGACGCTTGGGGCGCAACTTCGCGCCCGAACGTCAACAGGAAACTGTCAGCCTTTTCGGTGCTTTGGCCGCACATATTAAAGCAAAACTTCAAGAAGGGCCGGTGGTCATCGCCAGCTATTCCGACGGCGCGCGCGAACGTCTGACCGGCCTGATCGAAGACGAAGGCATGGGCGAGACCATCGCCATCAAGAACGGCACCCGCATCGGCAAACGCGGTCTGCATCTGGCGGTTTGGGCGTTGGAACACGGGTTCGAAGCCCCTTGGGAAAGCGGCAGCAGCGCGTCGAAACTGACCGTCATCTCAGAACAGGACATCCTTGGCGACCGCTTGATCCGCGCGCCGAAACGTAAACGGCGGGCCGAGAATTTCCTGACCGAGACACAATCGCTTAGCCCCGGCGATCTGGTCGTGCATGTGGATCACGGCGTCGGCCGCTATCTGGGAATGGAGGTGGTGACCGCCGCCGGTGCCGCCCATGAATGTCTGCTGCTGGAATATGCCGAAAGCTCGAAGCTCTATCTGCCGGTCGAGAATATCGAACTGCTGTCGCGCTATGGCCATGACGAGGGGCTGCTTGACAAACTGGGCGGTGGCGCGTGGCAGTCCAAGAAAGCCAAGCTCAAGGAACGCATCCGCGAGATGGCGGACAAGCTGATCCGCATCGCCGCCGAACGTGCGCTGCGCAAAGCGCCTGTCATGGACCCGCCCCCCGGCATGTGGGATGCGTTTTCCGCGCGCTTCCCCTATACCGAGACCGACGACCAGATGAATGCCATCTCGGATGTGCTGGACGATCTGACCAGCGGCAACCCGATGGACCGGCTGATCTGCGGCGACGTCGGCTTTGGCAAGACCGAGGTCGCCATGCGTGCTGCCTTTGTCGCGGCGATGTCGGGGCTGCAGGTGGCGATTGTCGCGCCGACGACCCTGCTGGCACGTCAGCACTATAAATCCTTTGCCGAACGCTTCCGTGGCTTCCCGCTTGAGGTGCGCCAGCTGTCGCGTTTTGTCACCGCGAAAGAGGCCACAGCCACCCGCGACGGCATCAATCGCGGCACCGTCGATGTGGTGGTCGGCACCCATGCGCTGCTGGCAAAGACGGTCAAGTTCAAGAACCTCGGCCTGCTGATTATCGATGAAGAACAGCACTTTGGCGTCGGTCACAAGGAACGTCTGAAGGCCATGCGCACGGATATTCACGTGCTGACCCTGACCGCCACGCCGATCCCGCGCACCCTTCAGCTAAGCCTGACCGGCGTGCGCGACCTGTCGATCATCGGCACCCCGCCTGTCGACCGTCTGGCGATCCGCACCTATGTCAGCGAATTTGATGCCGTCACCCTGCGCGAGGCGCTGTTGCGCGAACATTATCGCGGCGGGCAGTCCTTCTATGTGGTGCCACGGATCACCGATCTACCCGAGATCGAAGCGTTCCTGAAAGAGCAACTGCCGGAGCTGACGTATCTTGTTGCCCACGGACAGATGGCCGCCGGAGAGCTCGACGACCGGATGAACGCCTTTTACGACGGGAAATATGACATCCTGCTGGCGACGACGATTGTGGAATCCGGTCTGGATATCCCGACTGCCAACACGATGATCGTGCACCGCGCCGATATGTTTGGTCTGGCGCAGCTGTACCAGATCAGGGGCAGGGTGGGCCGATCAAAAACCCGCGCCTATGCCTATCTGACAACCA contains:
- the mfd gene encoding transcription-repair coupling factor, translating into MSEKSQITLSGVPEGFDAQAVLKELGKSGTPVLHIARDDKRMAAMQAALRFFAPDVPVVVFPGWDCLPYDRVSPNADISAQRMATLAGLVHGMPDRFILLTTLNAATQRVPARDVLRDAAFSARVGDRIDEAALRGFLVRMGFVQSPTVTEPGDYAIRGGIIDIFPPGDLGPVRLDLFGDTLDGARRFDPVTQRTTEKLELVELAPVSEVILDESAITRFRQNYRIEFGAAGTDDPLYEAISAGRKHQGAEHWMSFFHETLETLFDYVPQATITLDDQLTAQRLSRWESIADQYETRRLAMANRSKMDSVYKPAPPEGLYLTDTAWETALIGKRVINFKPLPQPTGPDVLDAGGRLGRNFAPERQQETVSLFGALAAHIKAKLQEGPVVIASYSDGARERLTGLIEDEGMGETIAIKNGTRIGKRGLHLAVWALEHGFEAPWESGSSASKLTVISEQDILGDRLIRAPKRKRRAENFLTETQSLSPGDLVVHVDHGVGRYLGMEVVTAAGAAHECLLLEYAESSKLYLPVENIELLSRYGHDEGLLDKLGGGAWQSKKAKLKERIREMADKLIRIAAERALRKAPVMDPPPGMWDAFSARFPYTETDDQMNAISDVLDDLTSGNPMDRLICGDVGFGKTEVAMRAAFVAAMSGLQVAIVAPTTLLARQHYKSFAERFRGFPLEVRQLSRFVTAKEATATRDGINRGTVDVVVGTHALLAKTVKFKNLGLLIIDEEQHFGVGHKERLKAMRTDIHVLTLTATPIPRTLQLSLTGVRDLSIIGTPPVDRLAIRTYVSEFDAVTLREALLREHYRGGQSFYVVPRITDLPEIEAFLKEQLPELTYLVAHGQMAAGELDDRMNAFYDGKYDILLATTIVESGLDIPTANTMIVHRADMFGLAQLYQIRGRVGRSKTRAYAYLTTKPRAKLTATAEKRLRVLGSLDTLGAGFTLASQDLDIRGAGNLLGEEQSGQMRDVGFELYQSMLEDAIAKIKSGELEGVIDDDGQWAPQINLGVPVLIPENYVPDLDVRLGLYRRLSELTTKVELEGFAAELIDRFGKLPKEVNTLMLVVRIKAMCKRAGIAKLDGGPKGVTIQFHNDKFASPEGLVTFIQDQRGLAKVKENKIVVKRDWKTDADKIKGAFAIARDLAEHVIAKEKKAKKAKA
- a CDS encoding YSC84-related protein — protein: MTNNTFSRRAFALGAIASAGAVAACGNGVGSRGSGMIDARVDATLNAMYRSFPNTRQLAEKSNGMLIMPLVTEAGLGFGGAYGRGALRVNNVTVDYYSVTKATGGLQIGAQQYAHVLFFMTEAALSDFRRSPGWAAGADLEYVISDRGESVEADTTTVLAPVLAAVFGRAGLRIGATLEGTKYSRIIP
- a CDS encoding NAD(P)-dependent oxidoreductase, whose protein sequence is MAKLAFLGLGVMGAPMAAHLQKAGHDVTVYNRTTEKARAWAETHGGKMAETPKAAAEGAEIVFSCVGNDDDLRSVCVGDDGAFADMSEGSIFVDHTTVSAAVTRELHAAADARQISFVDAPISGGQAGAENGQLSIMCGGDSGAFDRALPVMEVYAKICRRLGDSGAGQMTKMCNQIAIAGLVQGLSEALHFAQKAGLDGRDVVEVISQGAAGSWQMANRYETMLDDKFDHGFAVDWMRKDLGICLDTGNEIEASLPVTALVDQFYKDVQKMGGGRWDTSALFKRLNALG
- the hemB gene encoding porphobilinogen synthase, which produces MRPQQAPFPSTRLRRTRQSEGVRALVRENALSLGDLIWPVFVRSGEGVEEPVPSMPGVYRRSVDKLVDAAREASDLGIGAMCIFPYTGIEDRTEDCAGAWDPENNANRAIRAIRKAVPDMVLMTDVALDTYNINGHDGFVEDGIIVNDRTVEALVKMALAQADAGADIIGPSDMMDGRIAAIREGLEGASHSDVMIMSYAAKYASAFYGPFRDAVGASGALTGDKKTYQMDYANSNEAIRLIERDLREGADMVMVKPGMPYLDICHRVKSSFGAPTFAYQVSGEYSMVKAAAQNGWIDEERVMMESLMGFKRAGCDGVLTYFAPAVARLMNG
- a CDS encoding component of SufBCD complex, with amino-acid sequence MTLYQTILEVIDMRSFSNLWYWIAVAVIWSSASHWVLGVPFDMVLRARRNGEQALVDLEDMARINVNRILYITQVSGIWILGFTCFFMTMLFTLAVFYRFEFAQAVLLLAFPLCLVGVLSVSTAQQIREDSGTGDRLIKRLNRHRLYTQIIGMISIFITSMWGMYQNLYTGPFGG